The genomic segment TTCTTATATATCCGATATCCTCCCCTTTCAATCCGAAGAGGGTCGAGCCGAGGGAGTCGACGGCCACGATGTCGGTGCCCACTATCACCTTTTTGGTCAACCTCACGTCCTGTAAGCTGCCGCCCGTCGGACCATGTGCGATCAATATCCTGTAGGCGTCGAGTATGTCAAGATTTGGTTTTATCCTGGTGGCAAGGTCGGCCAGATTCTGATGCAGGTTAGGATGTAACGCCCCTCTTTCGCCGCCGAGTATACCCATCAGGTTTTTGATCGCCATCGTTAATCTCGCGGCGGTATGGTGCTTGGCTATCGGGACGTTTATCAATACGTCCGCCTCGAGAGCTTCGGTGAACATAGGCCAGGATTTGATGTTCTCCCCTTCAGGTATCGCCACCTCTTTGATCTTTCTCTCGTCCGGATAGATCACCTTTGCGCCGGCCTTCTTAGCGGCCTTCTCTATCCTGCTGCGACGGTATGTCATCCGGGGCGATTCACAGGGGATGTCGAAGA from the Candidatus Poribacteria bacterium genome contains:
- a CDS encoding DUF362 domain-containing protein is translated as MPKRVSRREFIKKAAIGGLAAYAAPALIKIGAAEETYPDLVLVEGDDPAQIVRKAVETIGGMGRFVKKGDVVAVKPNIAWNRRPEQAATTNPDVVAEVVRMCLEAGAKQVKVFDIPCESPRMTYRRSRIEKAAKKAGAKVIYPDERKIKEVAIPEGENIKSWPMFTEALEADVLINVPIAKHHTAARLTMAIKNLMGILGGERGALHPNLHQNLADLATRIKPNLDILDAYRILIAHGPTGGSLQDVRLTKKVIVGTDIVAVDSLGSTLFGLKGEDIGYIRNAHRMGVGEISLDKLKIRKIRI